One Corynebacterium efficiens YS-314 DNA segment encodes these proteins:
- the uvrB gene encoding excinuclease ABC subunit UvrB: MAFAAEQPVLSHSEHRPVGEVERSDDKFEVISEFQPAGDQPAAIAELDKRLTNGERDVVLLGATGTGKSATAAWLIEKQQRPTLVMAPNKTLAAQLANELRQLLPNNAVEYFVSYYDYYQPEAYIAQTDTYIEKDSSINEDVERLRHSATSSLLSRRDVVVVSSVSCIYGLGTPQSYLDRSIVLKVGDEVDRDRFLRLLVDIQYDRNDIAFTRGAFRVKGDTVDIIPAYEELAVRVEFFGDEIDSLYYIHPLTGDVVRNVKEVHIFPATHYVAGPERMEKAVADIKAELEDRLADLENRGKLLEAQRLRMRTEYDLEMIEQVGFCSGIENYSRHIDGRGPGTAPATLIDYFPEDFLTIIDESHVTVPQIGGMFEGDMSRKRNLVEFGFRLPSALDNRPLTWEEFDARRGQTVFMSATPGKFEIAAAGGEFVEQVIRPTGLVDPKVTVKPTKGQIDDLIHEIRGRTEKDERVLVTTLTKKMAEDLTDYLLENGIRVRYLHSDIDTLQRVELLRQLRLGEYDVLVGINLLREGLDLPEVSLVAILDADKEGFLRSTTSLIQTIGRAARNVSGEVIMYADKITDSMQYAIEETDRRREKQIAYNKEYGIDPQPLRKKIADILDQVYENQESGVGAPGLTGDAAVVEKPDTSGMQVDQLQKLIDDLSAQMAAAARELKFELAGRLRDEVFELKKELKGMKEVGMQ, from the coding sequence AGCCGGCGGCGATCGCGGAGTTGGACAAAAGGCTGACCAATGGTGAGCGTGATGTGGTGCTGCTGGGTGCCACGGGTACGGGTAAGTCGGCGACGGCGGCGTGGTTGATCGAGAAGCAGCAGCGCCCCACCCTGGTGATGGCACCGAACAAGACACTCGCCGCGCAGCTGGCCAATGAGTTGCGCCAGCTGCTGCCGAACAACGCGGTGGAGTATTTCGTGTCCTACTACGACTACTACCAGCCGGAGGCGTACATCGCGCAGACGGATACCTACATCGAGAAGGACTCCTCGATCAACGAGGATGTGGAGCGTCTGCGACACTCGGCGACATCCTCGCTGCTGAGTCGCCGGGATGTGGTGGTGGTCAGTTCCGTCTCGTGTATCTACGGTCTGGGCACCCCGCAGTCCTACCTGGACCGTTCGATCGTGTTGAAGGTGGGGGATGAGGTCGACCGTGACCGCTTCCTGCGCCTGTTGGTAGATATCCAGTATGACCGCAATGACATTGCGTTCACCCGTGGTGCGTTCCGCGTCAAGGGGGACACGGTGGACATCATCCCGGCGTATGAGGAACTGGCGGTGCGGGTGGAGTTCTTCGGTGATGAGATCGACAGTCTCTACTACATCCACCCGCTGACCGGAGACGTGGTCCGCAACGTGAAAGAGGTGCACATCTTCCCCGCCACCCACTACGTTGCGGGCCCGGAACGCATGGAGAAGGCCGTCGCGGATATCAAGGCCGAGCTGGAGGACCGTCTCGCCGACCTGGAGAACCGCGGCAAGCTGCTGGAGGCCCAGCGTCTGCGCATGCGTACCGAATATGACCTGGAGATGATCGAACAGGTGGGGTTCTGCTCCGGTATTGAGAACTACTCCCGCCACATCGACGGCCGTGGCCCCGGCACTGCGCCGGCGACCCTGATCGACTACTTCCCGGAGGATTTCCTCACCATCATCGACGAGTCGCACGTAACTGTGCCCCAGATCGGTGGCATGTTCGAGGGCGATATGTCGCGTAAACGCAACCTGGTGGAGTTCGGGTTCCGTCTGCCGTCCGCCCTGGATAACCGCCCGCTGACCTGGGAGGAGTTCGACGCGCGACGCGGCCAGACCGTGTTCATGTCCGCCACACCCGGCAAGTTCGAGATCGCCGCCGCCGGTGGTGAGTTCGTGGAGCAGGTCATCCGTCCCACCGGTCTGGTGGACCCGAAGGTCACGGTTAAACCCACCAAGGGCCAGATCGATGACCTCATCCACGAGATCCGGGGCCGAACCGAGAAGGACGAGCGTGTCCTGGTGACCACCCTGACCAAGAAGATGGCCGAGGACCTCACCGACTACCTCCTGGAGAACGGCATCCGCGTGCGCTACCTGCACTCCGATATCGACACCCTCCAGCGCGTGGAACTGCTGCGCCAGCTGCGGCTGGGTGAGTACGACGTGCTGGTGGGCATCAACCTGCTGCGTGAGGGCCTCGATCTGCCCGAGGTGTCCCTGGTGGCCATCCTCGACGCGGACAAGGAGGGCTTCCTGCGCTCGACCACCTCACTGATCCAGACCATCGGACGCGCCGCCCGAAACGTCTCCGGCGAGGTGATCATGTACGCCGACAAGATCACCGACTCCATGCAGTACGCCATCGAGGAGACCGACCGCAGGCGCGAGAAGCAGATCGCCTATAACAAGGAATACGGCATCGACCCGCAGCCGCTGCGCAAGAAGATCGCCGACATCCTCGACCAGGTCTACGAGAACCAGGAATCCGGTGTCGGCGCACCGGGGCTCACCGGTGATGCCGCCGTGGTGGAGAAACCCGACACCTCCGGGATGCAGGTGGATCAGCTGCAGAAGCTTATCGACGATCTCTCCGCCCAGATGGCCGCCGCCGCCCGCGAACTCAAATTCGAGCTGGCCGGCCGACTGCGTGATGAGGTCTTCGAGCTGAAGAAGGAACTTAAAGGCATGAAGGAAGTGGGTATGCAGTAG
- a CDS encoding universal stress protein — translation MSENYSKIVVGTDGSKSSLLAVERAAKIAAAFDATLIIGCAYYENKDEASKTLRQDSVTILGDDPAKENLEKASEAARNVGATKIETEIRPGTPVEALMGIVTDRNADLLVVGNRGINSLTGRLLGSVPADVARQSDCDVMIVHTVS, via the coding sequence ATGAGCGAGAATTACTCCAAGATCGTCGTCGGTACCGATGGATCCAAGTCCTCCCTCCTCGCAGTCGAGCGCGCTGCGAAGATCGCAGCGGCCTTCGACGCCACCCTCATCATCGGCTGCGCATACTACGAGAACAAGGATGAGGCCTCCAAGACCCTCCGCCAGGATTCCGTGACCATCCTCGGTGATGATCCCGCCAAGGAGAACCTGGAGAAGGCCTCCGAGGCTGCCCGCAATGTCGGCGCCACCAAGATCGAGACCGAGATCCGCCCCGGCACCCCGGTTGAGGCCCTCATGGGTATCGTCACCGACCGCAACGCCGATCTGCTCGTCGTGGGCAACCGCGGCATCAATTCCCTGACCGGCCGTCTGCTGGGTTCCGTGCCCGCTGATGTCGCCCGCCAGTCCGACTGTGACGTGATGATTGTTCACACCGTGAGCTAA
- a CDS encoding low molecular weight phosphatase family protein yields the protein MSDIPKILFVCVGNGGKSQMAEALAQKHSRGRLEIHSAGTNPGTQLNAESVAAIAEVGADMSSGTPKAIDPDQLPLMDRVIILGSDAEVELPAEARGTLERWEIDEPSVRGIEGMDRMRLIRDDINIRVKELVRELLG from the coding sequence ATGAGTGACATCCCCAAGATTCTCTTCGTCTGTGTCGGCAACGGTGGGAAGTCCCAGATGGCTGAGGCCCTTGCCCAGAAACACTCCCGCGGCCGCCTGGAGATCCACTCCGCCGGCACCAATCCGGGCACCCAGCTCAATGCGGAATCCGTGGCCGCCATCGCCGAGGTGGGGGCGGACATGTCCAGTGGCACACCCAAGGCCATCGACCCCGACCAGCTGCCCCTGATGGACCGCGTCATCATCCTCGGTTCAGACGCCGAGGTGGAGCTGCCCGCCGAGGCCCGTGGCACCCTGGAACGCTGGGAGATCGATGAACCCTCCGTCCGCGGGATCGAGGGCATGGACCGCATGCGCCTGATCCGCGATGACATCAACATCCGTGTGAAGGAGCTGGTCCGGGAACTGCTCGGCTAA
- a CDS encoding HelD family protein: MTTQRHADQTSESTDRPELDAAIREEQSYVDTLFRRLDDEVARANERLADVMRDVDPTNPDPEALVRRETEYHGLNQKLDRLNLAQLGLVFGRIDVQAEPEEIDSPVPGRPDLDRRYIGRMGLDDREDNYRTLLLDWRAPMARPFYLATTVQPEGVEVRRHIRTRGRTVTGIDDEVLSGDATAAVTQSGVGSETALHQALQAARTGHMTNIVETIQREQDEIIRDSTRGVMVVQGGPGTGKTAVALHRVAYLLYTWREQLAKSGVLIIGPNRTFLEYISRVLPELGETGVVLSTIGELYPGVTPTGTEDLLTREIKGSGEMAAILHEAVRAYQTVPDTPVEVTVDGIVISIDATTVAKSRTRARRSRQPHNLARPIFRTHLTEQLAHQMAETIGADPLGGRNLLSGADIDQLHDDLLDDATLLSVVDGFWPELSPHQVLEDLLTDPERIGVAAAGYDDETRSALLRAPGSPWAPSDAALLDELATLIGLPDPEEAREEAEKKWRQEIEDAQEVLDVLSSSQSSDIDDDADLDPDAEVLSAFDIIDAETLAQRQEVRDIRSTAERAQADHKWAYGHVIVDEAQELSPMEWRMVFRRSPSRWMTLVGDIAQTGSPAGVDDWAETLEPFINNRFRHHELTVNYRTPSEIMVLANRILAQINPGMTPATAIRDSGHEVRYLGAGADVDKLKEAFDDDRLTAVISSRATFTPGEHHYVVDEIKGLEFDHVIVVDPAGMLAESPQGLQDLYVAVTRATQSLTIVGELPEGLAD; encoded by the coding sequence GTGACCACTCAACGCCACGCCGATCAGACGTCGGAAAGCACCGACCGCCCGGAGCTGGACGCCGCCATCCGGGAGGAGCAGTCCTACGTGGACACCCTGTTCCGGCGCCTCGATGATGAGGTGGCCCGGGCGAATGAGCGTCTGGCGGATGTGATGAGGGACGTGGATCCCACCAACCCGGATCCGGAGGCGCTGGTGCGCCGTGAGACGGAATACCACGGTCTGAACCAGAAACTCGACCGGCTCAACCTGGCGCAGCTGGGTCTGGTGTTCGGTCGCATTGATGTGCAGGCTGAGCCTGAGGAGATCGACAGCCCCGTCCCCGGGCGCCCGGATCTGGACCGTCGTTATATCGGGCGCATGGGTCTGGATGACCGTGAGGACAACTACCGCACACTCCTGCTGGACTGGCGTGCTCCGATGGCGCGGCCGTTCTACCTGGCCACCACCGTGCAGCCGGAGGGTGTGGAGGTGCGTCGCCATATCCGCACCCGGGGTCGCACCGTCACCGGCATCGATGATGAGGTGCTGTCCGGCGATGCCACAGCAGCCGTGACCCAGAGCGGTGTGGGTTCGGAAACAGCCCTCCACCAGGCGTTGCAGGCTGCCCGCACGGGCCATATGACCAATATTGTGGAGACCATCCAGCGTGAGCAGGATGAGATCATCCGCGATTCCACCCGCGGGGTGATGGTGGTCCAGGGCGGGCCCGGCACCGGTAAGACGGCCGTGGCGCTGCACCGGGTGGCCTACCTGCTCTACACCTGGCGGGAGCAGCTGGCCAAGTCCGGTGTGCTCATCATCGGACCCAACCGGACCTTCCTGGAGTACATCTCCCGCGTGCTGCCGGAACTGGGTGAGACGGGTGTGGTGCTGTCCACCATCGGTGAGCTCTACCCGGGTGTCACCCCGACGGGCACGGAGGATCTGCTCACCCGCGAGATCAAGGGTTCCGGGGAGATGGCCGCCATCCTCCACGAGGCGGTCCGGGCGTACCAGACCGTGCCGGACACCCCGGTAGAGGTGACGGTGGATGGCATCGTCATCTCCATCGACGCGACCACGGTGGCGAAATCCCGCACGCGTGCGCGCCGCTCCCGCCAGCCCCACAACCTGGCCCGCCCCATCTTCCGCACGCACCTGACGGAGCAGCTGGCACACCAGATGGCGGAGACCATCGGCGCCGATCCCCTGGGCGGGCGTAACCTGCTGTCGGGTGCTGACATCGATCAGCTGCACGACGACCTGCTTGACGACGCCACCCTGTTGTCCGTGGTCGACGGGTTCTGGCCGGAACTGTCCCCACATCAGGTCCTGGAGGACCTGCTGACCGATCCGGAGCGCATCGGCGTCGCCGCCGCCGGATACGACGACGAAACCCGGTCGGCTCTGCTGCGCGCGCCGGGCTCCCCGTGGGCACCGTCGGATGCGGCGCTTCTCGACGAGCTGGCCACTCTCATCGGTCTCCCCGACCCGGAGGAGGCCCGCGAGGAGGCGGAGAAGAAGTGGCGACAGGAGATCGAGGACGCCCAGGAGGTCCTCGATGTGCTCAGTTCCTCCCAGTCCTCGGATATCGATGACGACGCTGACCTGGATCCGGACGCCGAGGTGCTCTCTGCCTTCGACATCATCGACGCCGAAACCCTCGCCCAGCGCCAGGAGGTCCGTGACATCCGCTCCACCGCCGAGCGTGCCCAGGCCGATCACAAATGGGCCTATGGGCATGTCATCGTCGATGAGGCACAGGAACTCTCCCCCATGGAATGGCGCATGGTGTTCCGCCGCAGCCCTTCACGCTGGATGACCCTGGTGGGTGATATCGCCCAGACCGGCTCCCCTGCCGGTGTGGATGACTGGGCGGAGACCCTGGAACCGTTCATCAACAACCGGTTCCGCCACCATGAGCTGACGGTGAACTACCGCACCCCCTCGGAGATCATGGTCCTGGCCAACCGGATCCTCGCCCAGATCAATCCGGGGATGACGCCGGCCACCGCCATCCGTGACTCCGGGCACGAGGTGAGGTATCTCGGGGCGGGGGCAGACGTCGACAAGCTCAAGGAGGCTTTCGATGATGACCGCCTGACCGCGGTGATCTCCTCGCGCGCCACGTTCACCCCGGGTGAGCACCACTATGTGGTGGATGAGATCAAGGGCCTGGAATTCGACCATGTCATCGTGGTGGATCCGGCCGGGATGCTGGCGGAATCACCGCAGGGCCTGCAGGATCTGTACGTGGCGGTCACCCGCGCCACGCAGAGCCTGACCATCGTGGGTGAGCTGCCGGAGGGGCTGGCCGACTGA
- a CDS encoding DoxX family protein has translation MIRKIARPMLASVYIADGADTLLNTQAHVEGTEVVLDRIRYVLPRKYAKRISSDPELVAQIIGGTKVGAGSLLALGKAPRLSASALAVVTVPTILARNAFWETQDEEEKRNRRNGFMTNIALLGGLFITSVDTQGKPGLKWRATKAASTGKKQIQQALPTKSETEKMTDKASDWFHDASDKVAEYAHVAQEYIEDNKDDWLKMAQENAKTARKGAVKAASKAQERANFALKVAEETTGKAAKKAGKNADKLQSKADKALSTAQKKVKKL, from the coding sequence ATGATCCGCAAGATCGCCCGGCCCATGCTCGCATCGGTCTACATCGCCGATGGTGCAGATACCCTCTTGAACACCCAGGCCCATGTGGAAGGTACCGAGGTGGTTCTGGACCGTATCCGCTATGTGCTCCCACGCAAATACGCCAAGCGCATCTCCAGCGATCCCGAGCTGGTGGCCCAGATCATCGGTGGCACCAAGGTCGGTGCCGGTTCCCTGCTCGCCCTGGGCAAGGCACCCCGGCTCTCCGCGAGCGCGCTCGCCGTGGTCACCGTCCCCACGATCCTGGCGCGTAACGCCTTCTGGGAGACCCAGGATGAGGAGGAGAAGCGCAACCGTCGTAACGGTTTCATGACCAACATCGCCCTGCTCGGCGGACTGTTCATCACCTCCGTGGACACCCAGGGCAAGCCCGGTCTGAAGTGGCGTGCCACCAAGGCCGCCTCCACCGGCAAGAAGCAGATCCAGCAGGCCCTGCCCACCAAGTCCGAGACCGAGAAGATGACCGACAAGGCATCCGACTGGTTCCATGACGCCTCCGACAAGGTCGCCGAGTACGCCCACGTCGCGCAGGAGTACATCGAGGACAACAAGGACGACTGGCTGAAGATGGCGCAGGAGAACGCCAAGACCGCCCGGAAGGGGGCCGTCAAGGCAGCCAGCAAGGCCCAAGAGCGCGCCAACTTCGCCCTCAAGGTCGCCGAGGAGACCACCGGCAAGGCAGCCAAGAAGGCCGGCAAGAACGCCGACAAGCTGCAGAGCAAGGCGGACAAGGCCCTGAGCACCGCGCAGAAGAAGGTCAAGAAGCTCTAA
- a CDS encoding MBL fold metallo-hydrolase yields the protein MTNELKLHRISVSKMDNNCYLLTSGDKGLLIDAADDAPAILKMAEDAGVTITTVLTTHRHADHVRALKEVLQATGATHYAPFLEVPALPAPVDVELEHGDIIEFEGHQFPIAILRGHTPGGAALAAEIDGRVNLFVGDSLFPGGLGKTSSEGDFIRLFNDVKQRLFDVYPDDSIVWPGHGRETTLGNERPELEVWWERRW from the coding sequence ATGACCAACGAGCTTAAATTGCACCGCATTTCCGTGTCCAAGATGGACAACAACTGTTACCTTCTAACCTCGGGCGATAAGGGTCTGCTCATCGATGCCGCCGATGATGCCCCGGCGATCCTGAAGATGGCCGAGGATGCCGGCGTGACCATCACCACGGTGCTGACCACCCACCGGCACGCCGATCATGTCCGGGCCCTCAAGGAGGTCCTCCAGGCTACCGGCGCCACCCATTATGCACCCTTCCTCGAGGTGCCGGCCCTGCCCGCCCCGGTGGATGTGGAGCTGGAGCACGGGGACATCATCGAGTTCGAGGGTCACCAGTTCCCCATCGCCATCCTGCGTGGTCACACCCCGGGTGGCGCGGCCCTCGCCGCGGAGATCGACGGCCGCGTCAATCTCTTCGTCGGTGACAGCCTGTTCCCCGGCGGACTGGGTAAGACCAGTAGTGAGGGCGATTTCATCCGCCTGTTCAATGACGTCAAGCAGCGTCTCTTCGATGTCTACCCCGATGATTCCATCGTGTGGCCCGGCCACGGCAGGGAAACCACCCTCGGGAATGAACGCCCCGAGCTCGAGGTGTGGTGGGAACGTCGCTGGTAG
- the uvrA gene encoding excinuclease ABC subunit UvrA, with protein MADRLVVRGAREHNLKGVDIDLPRDSMVVFTGLSGSGKSSLAFDTIFAEGQRRYVESLSSYARMFLGQMDKPDVDLIDGLSPAVSIDQKSTNRNPRSTVGTITEVYDYLRLLFSRAGTAYCPECGAPVQRQTPQDMVDQILEMEEGLKFQLLAPVVRTRKGEFVDLFADLASQGYSRVRVDGQVYQLSEPPTLEKQIKHDIDVVVDRLQVKASQKQRLTDSLETALRLADGVVVLEFVDLDEDDPNRLRRFSEKMSCPNGHTLAIDELEPRAFSFNSPYGACPACDGLGVRTEVDIDLIVPDPEAPAVKSIQPWNSSPNSKYFEKLIEGLAAALDFDPQTPYNKLTAAQRKALIHGSKQEVSVRYKNRYGRVRAWTAPFEGVMGYFDRKLEQTDSESQKDRLLGYTREVACPTCQGARLKPEILAVRLDSESHGQLSIAGLTALSVTEAFEFLNSLTLGKREEMIAGAVLKEIRARLKFLLDVGLSYLTLNRAAGTLSGGEAQRIRLATQIGSGLAGVLYVLDEPSIGLHQRDNQQLIRTLEHLRDIGNTLIVVEHDEDTIRRADYLVDIGPRAGEYGGEVVYQGEPKGILECEDSITGAYLSGRRTLGVPDTRREIDPDRKLKIVGARENNLQNVDVEIPLGVLVCITGVSGSGKSTLINQILAKVLANQLNRARQVPGRAKRVEGVEHLDKLVQVDQSPIGRTPRSNPATYTGVFDKVRNLFAETTEAKVRGYKPGRFSFNIKGGRCEACQGDGTLKIEMNFLPDVYVPCEVCEGKRYNRETLEVHYKGKNIAEVLDMPISEAAEFFEPIKSIHRYLATLVDVGLGYVRLGQAATTLSGGEAQRVKLASELQKRSNGRTVYILDEPTTGLHFEDIRKLMMVIQGLVDKGNSVIVIEHNLDVIKAADWIVDMGPEGGSGGGTVVAEGTPEQVAEVEGSYTGQFLKEMLQPVSS; from the coding sequence GTGGCTGATCGCCTCGTAGTGCGCGGTGCGCGCGAACACAACCTCAAGGGCGTGGACATTGACCTGCCACGGGATTCGATGGTGGTGTTCACCGGCCTCTCCGGTTCCGGAAAGTCCTCCCTGGCCTTTGACACCATCTTCGCCGAGGGCCAGCGCAGGTATGTGGAGTCCCTGTCCAGCTATGCCCGCATGTTCCTAGGGCAGATGGACAAGCCCGATGTGGACCTGATCGATGGTCTCTCCCCCGCGGTGTCCATCGACCAGAAATCCACCAACCGCAACCCACGGTCCACGGTGGGCACGATCACCGAGGTCTATGACTACCTGCGCCTGTTGTTCTCCCGCGCGGGTACCGCCTACTGCCCGGAATGTGGCGCGCCCGTGCAGCGCCAGACCCCGCAGGACATGGTGGATCAGATCCTGGAGATGGAGGAGGGGCTGAAATTCCAGCTCCTGGCCCCGGTGGTGCGCACCCGCAAGGGTGAGTTCGTCGACCTCTTCGCCGACCTCGCGTCCCAGGGGTACTCCCGTGTGCGTGTCGACGGTCAGGTGTACCAGCTCAGCGAGCCCCCGACGCTGGAGAAACAGATCAAGCACGACATCGACGTGGTGGTCGACCGCCTCCAGGTCAAGGCCAGCCAGAAGCAGCGCCTCACCGACTCCCTCGAGACCGCCCTGCGGCTTGCCGACGGCGTGGTGGTCCTCGAGTTCGTCGACCTGGACGAGGACGACCCGAACCGTCTGCGTCGTTTCTCCGAGAAGATGAGCTGCCCCAACGGCCACACCCTGGCCATCGATGAGCTCGAACCCCGCGCGTTCTCCTTCAACTCCCCCTATGGTGCCTGCCCGGCCTGCGACGGCCTGGGTGTGCGCACCGAGGTGGACATCGATCTCATCGTGCCCGACCCGGAGGCCCCCGCGGTCAAGTCGATCCAGCCGTGGAACTCCAGCCCCAACTCCAAGTACTTCGAGAAGCTCATCGAGGGTCTGGCCGCGGCACTGGACTTCGACCCCCAGACCCCCTACAACAAGCTCACCGCCGCCCAGCGCAAGGCCCTGATCCACGGCTCCAAGCAGGAGGTCAGCGTCCGCTACAAGAACCGTTACGGACGCGTCCGCGCCTGGACTGCCCCCTTCGAGGGTGTCATGGGGTATTTCGACCGCAAGCTGGAGCAGACCGACTCCGAATCCCAGAAGGACCGTCTGCTCGGTTACACCCGCGAGGTGGCCTGCCCGACCTGTCAGGGCGCACGCCTGAAGCCGGAGATCCTCGCCGTGCGGCTGGATTCCGAGTCCCACGGCCAGCTGTCCATTGCCGGGCTGACCGCCCTGTCGGTCACCGAGGCCTTCGAATTCCTCAACAGCCTGACCCTGGGCAAACGCGAGGAGATGATCGCGGGTGCGGTGCTCAAGGAGATCCGCGCGCGCCTGAAGTTCCTGCTCGATGTGGGCCTGTCCTACCTCACCCTCAACCGCGCGGCCGGCACCCTGTCCGGTGGTGAGGCCCAGCGCATCCGCCTGGCCACCCAGATCGGTTCCGGCCTGGCCGGCGTGCTCTATGTCCTCGATGAGCCGTCCATCGGCCTGCACCAGCGTGACAACCAGCAGCTGATCAGGACCCTGGAACACCTCCGTGATATCGGAAACACCCTCATCGTGGTCGAGCATGATGAGGACACCATCCGGCGCGCCGACTACCTCGTCGACATCGGCCCCCGCGCCGGTGAATACGGTGGCGAGGTGGTCTATCAGGGTGAGCCGAAGGGCATCCTCGAGTGTGAGGACTCCATCACCGGTGCCTACCTGTCCGGTCGTCGCACCCTGGGTGTGCCCGACACCCGCCGGGAGATCGACCCGGACCGCAAACTGAAGATCGTCGGTGCGCGGGAGAACAACCTCCAGAACGTCGATGTGGAGATCCCCCTCGGTGTCCTGGTGTGCATCACGGGTGTCTCCGGTTCCGGCAAGTCCACCCTGATCAACCAGATCCTGGCGAAGGTGCTGGCCAATCAGCTCAACCGTGCCCGCCAGGTACCGGGACGCGCCAAACGGGTCGAGGGAGTGGAGCACCTGGACAAGCTCGTGCAGGTGGACCAGTCACCGATCGGCCGGACCCCGCGCTCCAACCCGGCGACCTACACCGGTGTCTTCGACAAGGTGCGTAACCTCTTCGCCGAGACCACCGAGGCGAAGGTCCGTGGCTACAAGCCGGGACGCTTCTCCTTCAACATCAAGGGTGGCCGGTGCGAGGCCTGCCAGGGTGATGGCACCCTGAAGATCGAGATGAACTTCCTGCCCGATGTGTACGTCCCGTGTGAGGTCTGCGAGGGCAAACGCTACAACCGTGAAACCCTCGAGGTGCACTACAAAGGCAAGAACATCGCCGAGGTCCTCGACATGCCGATCTCCGAGGCGGCGGAGTTCTTCGAACCGATCAAGTCCATCCACCGCTACCTTGCCACCCTGGTTGATGTGGGACTGGGATATGTCCGTCTCGGCCAGGCCGCGACCACGCTGTCCGGTGGTGAGGCACAGCGCGTGAAACTGGCCTCCGAGCTGCAGAAGCGCTCCAACGGCCGCACCGTCTACATCCTGGATGAGCCGACCACCGGCCTGCACTTCGAGGACATCCGCAAACTGATGATGGTGATCCAGGGGCTGGTGGACAAGGGCAACTCCGTGATCGTCATCGAGCACAACCTCGATGTGATCAAGGCCGCCGACTGGATCGTGGACATGGGGCCCGAGGGCGGTTCCGGTGGTGGCACAGTCGTGGCCGAGGGCACGCCCGAGCAGGTCGCCGAGGTGGAAGGTTCCTACACGGGTCAGTTCCTCAAGGAGATGCTCCAGCCGGTTAGCTCTTAG